GAAATGAAGAAAACCGTGGAAAAAATCAAAGAAAATGGCGGACAGGCTGAAGCGGCTTATCTAGATGTTTCCAGCGAGGATAGCGTTGTTGATTTTGCCGAAAAAATAAAGGAATCCTACGGAACGATCGATATTTTATTCAATAACGCAGGCGTTGATCAGCAAGGCGGCAAAGTTCACGAATACCCGGTTGAGCTTTTCGATAAAATTATAGCCGTCGATTTGCGCGGAACGTTCCTTGCGAGCAAATACTTAATCCCGCTCATGCTTGATAACGGAGGATCGATTATCAATACCTCCTCAATGTCAGGCAGAGCAGCTGACCTTGACCGCTCTGGATACAATGCTGCAAAAGGCGGAATCACAAACTTTACACGGGCAATGGCGATTGATTATGCCCGCGATGGAATCCGGGTCAACTCCCTCTCTCCTGGAACAATTGAAACGCCGCTAATTGACACACTTGTAGGCGGCAAAGACGAAGATATGGGCGAGAAATTCAGAGAAGCCAACAAATGGATTACCCCAATGGGCAGACTCGGGCGTCCGGAAGAAATGGCAACCGTCGCTCTATTCCTTGCATCCGACGACAGCTCCTATGTAACAGGCGAAGACATTACCGCGGACGGCGGAATTATGGCTTATACATGGCCGGGAAAAATGCTGATAGAGGACGAGAAATGGAAAAAAGGTACGGAATGATTGGATGGCACCTCTTTATGGGGTGCTTTTTTCATTGAGATAGAGTTCGTAAACTCTGCCTTTGTTTTGGCCGGTGGATTTTAGGTTGAGAGAATGGAGGAGCTTTGTTGCGGAAGAGGGGCTAACAAGCTGCAAATAATCACGGATTTCTTTATTCGTAATCGTAGAACTAATTAGCAGTTTGTAATCATTTAGCGCTTCAAGGTGAGCGTTTCTATACTTATTCTGGCATTTTAAGCAATACCAGCCGCCTTTATATCTCTCCATTTTAAGTATGCAAACCGGACAGAATACTCCTTTTAACAGGTCCTCATGTGTTAATCCAAATCTATCAAGTATCGGGAAGTCTGCCTCACTGTGTTCTTTCATTGAAATTCTTTTTAGCTTTCTCAATTCTTTTTCAGTAAGAATATCGGTATTAAGATCAGACTCTATTTTTTTAATTTTCAGAGGAAGTTTTTCACAATGAATGATTTTCTCTGCTAATTTAGCCTGGTAGGCATGCGGCGATTGGATAATGGTTTGCGGATTACTGATCACTACTAGAGAGAAAATAGGAACATGGGGGAAACCGTTATTTAAAAACCATTGCTTGAGAAGAAATTGCAGGCGTTCTGTCTGAAGAATAGGATCAGCAAAAGCTGTTTCCTGTCCATCTTTGGTCCGAATTAGCTGATTAAAATTCGGTTCAAAAAATATGGTTCCCGCTATATTTTTTATTTCTAAAATAATGGCATATTTAGAGGTTATAAGCAGAGTATCCATTTGGAAATAAGAGGTTTCGCTAGGAAGACGTAAATCCTGGAAAATAAATTGTTTATCTTGAGAATAAAGAGAAAGCTGATAGTCAGCAGCAAGTTCACCTCTATAGCCTGCCATTCTTTTTTTGAGTTCTTCAGTAATTTGGGGTACCTTTGGATGATTGTCCGGCAATCTTCGCTGCAGAGCTTGTAATTTGAGGATGATGAGCGGGGATTTTCTCTTCTTAATGATCATGTAAACACTCCTTTTTTTAGAATACTACTATATTCTCGAAAAATTTTGCTGTACCTTCATCCGGTTCGGAGTTAGCTTGGAGGATATCGACCGAAATACGGAGATATCGACCAAAATAAAATTTTATCGGCTATTATTTCAATTTATCGACCGAAATCTCATTATATCGGCTATTTTTCCGATATATCGACTTTCCGACAAATTTCGACCACCTCACCCCCTCCCAATTCCCATCCTCCCCCTATCCCTCAAGAAAAACTCGTAACCACCCACCCAAATACGTTATAATAAAAGGTAATGAATCCAAATCATATTTTAGATTTAATACCGAAAGAGAGTGAGCAGTATGGGTCGTAAGTGGAATAATATTAAGGAAAAAAAGGCAGCTAAGGATAAAAACACGAGCCGGATTTACGCGAAGTTTGGACGCGAAATCTATGTAGTGGCTAAACAGGGCGAGCCGGATCCTGAATTGAACCAAGCCTTGAAATTCGTTCTTGAACGGGCAAAAACATACAATGTGCCGAAGCATATTATTGACCGTGCGATTGAGAAAGCAAAAGGCGGTTCTGAGGAAAACTACGATACTCTTCGTTATGAAGGGTTTGGACCGAACGGGTCAATGGTTATCGTAGATGCACTGACAAACAACGTAAACCGAACGGCTTCCGAGGTTCGCGCAGCATTCGGGAAAAATGGCGGGAACATGGGGGTAAGCGGTTCTGTTGCTTACATGTTTGACGCAACAGCCGTAATCGGAGTTGAAGGGAAGTCTTCCGATGACGTACTTGAACTTCTTATGGAAGCAGATGTTGATGCACGCGATATCCAGGAAGAAGAGGAGTCGGTCATCGTTTATGCAGAGCCGGATCAGTTTCATGCGATGCAGGAAGCATTCAAAGGCGCCGGCATTACAGAATTTACTGTAGCCGAGCTGTCCATGCTTGCACAAAATGACGTAGAGCTTCCTGAAGATGCACAGGCTCAATTTGAAAAATTGGTTGATGCACTTGAAGATTTAGAAGACGTTCAGCAGGTTTATCATAACGTAGACCTTGGTGAATAACAGAAAAAGCAGATCCTTTCACAGGACCTGCTTTTTTTTCATACTCAGCATGACAACGAGAACAATTAGTGCTGCGCTCCCCACTCCATAAGCAAAAACGAGCGACACGGTTTTCATGGCAAAGCCTGAAAAGAGGGTTCCCAATGTGATTCCCAAATACATGATTGTGGAACTAAGTCCATTTACTTTCCCCAAGTATTCCTGTCTTGTTTCTTTGAGCATTAGTGCTGCAATATAACCGCTTAAAATGCCCAGCAGCGCATTATCAATAAACTGCAAAACGAGTGTAAAAGCGAAGTTCGTTGAGTACCCTTCAAAAAACAGGGTTACCGCAAGCACGGAGATAAGTGCTGTGAGCACTTTTGTATTGGATAAATACTGCTTAAACAAAATAAATAATACTCCCCCCGCTATGACCCCGACACCGGCAACACCAGAAAAAAGCTGGTAGTAGCGCTCGCCCAAACCGAGTCTTTCAGTCACAATAAAGATATCAAGATTTATCGCAATTCCCATGGCAAAGGATAAAAGGATATAAATTTTCATGAGCTGCTTGATTCTCTCTTTTCGCTTAATATAGCGGAAAGTGGCCTTCAGCTCATCCTTGAAACGCAATTCTGCGATCTTTTGAAACGCCGTTCTTGGAAGGGTGAGGATAAGCATAAATGATAGGAAAAACAACGCAGCGAGGACCCACAAAGTGGTATGAATACCAAATTCAAAATAAAAATAACTCCCTAAAAACGGGCCCAACACATAAAAAAGTGATCCCATCAGCTGAGAAATACCTATGGCACTCTCAACGTCCTCTTTTGCCACATACTCTTTAAAATATTTTTGTGAAGCAGGATAAGAAAATTGAGTAATAATCGCTGAAACTAATACAGCTGCAAATATGCTCCACACCACGCCATTTGATAGGAGCATACCTAATATAACAAAGGAAATTACACTTAAAAAATCACCAAACAGCATAATTTTTTTCGGATTGGTTCGATCAGCAATCAATCCTCCGATAAACGTAAAGATAATCAGGGGTACGTATTCCAGAAAATTCAGGGTGGAGATTGCGAGCGGATCTCCACTCGTTACATCCATAATGTAAAACATGATTGCCATATTTCTGACCCAGATTCCGAACTGCTGAATAAAATCAGTGGCAAGTATCGTCATAAACACTTTATTTTTAATTAATCGCATAGAGGCTCCTCCTTTATCTCCTAAGGTGATGATAAAGGGTGGAGCTGCTCCAGGGTCAATCCATAACGTTTAAGATTATTTCAGAAAAATATTCGTCCTGTTCCTTTTTCTGAAGATAGAATTCCTCTTTTATATAAATACTTGTTTCCTTTAGCGAAAAATAGGCACAAATCTTTTTAATATACTGCTCCAAATCAGGAATGTTCCCATAAAAATGAGTTTTTACAAACATGCCGGTTATCGTTATTTTTTCAGCCTCCAGCTGATGCTTTTTAATCCATGAATCAATTTCTGATTCCTTTTTATGTATTGCATCAATCAAAATCAGCTGGTCATTCACACGCAATTCGCTTGGTTCACTTAAATCATATGCATAATAATAGTGGGTTTCCTCTTCAAATAATTTTACATAGTAAGAGTGATTTTTATCCTTTAGCCAATCAAAATTCAGCGCGTAAAAGCGATACTCATAATTAAACACGGGAAGACTGGAGAAATCATGAGAATTGTGGTGAGCAGATGCCTCGATGATTCCTTTCTTCGTTTCGGCTAACTTTTTCTCCAGCTTCTGAAGCTGTGAAATTCTGTCTGAAATAATATTTTCCTGTCTTTTCATCAAATCTATATATACCTCAATAGATTCCTGATCAATCGCTCTCTGTATATCCTGAATTGAAATCTCTAATGATCTCGCATTTAAAATAATTTCCAGTTGATCCAAATGCCGAACGTAGTAGTATCTGTATCCATTCTGCGGATCTTTTTCTGGCTGAAGCAAGCCGATTTTATCATAATATCGAAGAGTATCAATGCTG
The Metabacillus sp. FJAT-52054 genome window above contains:
- a CDS encoding SDR family oxidoreductase; amino-acid sequence: MERLENKTAVITGAATGIGQATALVFAREGAKVICADINEAEMKKTVEKIKENGGQAEAAYLDVSSEDSVVDFAEKIKESYGTIDILFNNAGVDQQGGKVHEYPVELFDKIIAVDLRGTFLASKYLIPLMLDNGGSIINTSSMSGRAADLDRSGYNAAKGGITNFTRAMAIDYARDGIRVNSLSPGTIETPLIDTLVGGKDEDMGEKFREANKWITPMGRLGRPEEMATVALFLASDDSSYVTGEDITADGGIMAYTWPGKMLIEDEKWKKGTE
- a CDS encoding nuclease-related domain-containing protein; this translates as MIIKKRKSPLIILKLQALQRRLPDNHPKVPQITEELKKRMAGYRGELAADYQLSLYSQDKQFIFQDLRLPSETSYFQMDTLLITSKYAIILEIKNIAGTIFFEPNFNQLIRTKDGQETAFADPILQTERLQFLLKQWFLNNGFPHVPIFSLVVISNPQTIIQSPHAYQAKLAEKIIHCEKLPLKIKKIESDLNTDILTEKELRKLKRISMKEHSEADFPILDRFGLTHEDLLKGVFCPVCILKMERYKGGWYCLKCQNKYRNAHLEALNDYKLLISSTITNKEIRDYLQLVSPSSATKLLHSLNLKSTGQNKGRVYELYLNEKSTP
- a CDS encoding YebC/PmpR family DNA-binding transcriptional regulator, producing the protein MGRKWNNIKEKKAAKDKNTSRIYAKFGREIYVVAKQGEPDPELNQALKFVLERAKTYNVPKHIIDRAIEKAKGGSEENYDTLRYEGFGPNGSMVIVDALTNNVNRTASEVRAAFGKNGGNMGVSGSVAYMFDATAVIGVEGKSSDDVLELLMEADVDARDIQEEEESVIVYAEPDQFHAMQEAFKGAGITEFTVAELSMLAQNDVELPEDAQAQFEKLVDALEDLEDVQQVYHNVDLGE
- a CDS encoding MFS transporter; this encodes MRLIKNKVFMTILATDFIQQFGIWVRNMAIMFYIMDVTSGDPLAISTLNFLEYVPLIIFTFIGGLIADRTNPKKIMLFGDFLSVISFVILGMLLSNGVVWSIFAAVLVSAIITQFSYPASQKYFKEYVAKEDVESAIGISQLMGSLFYVLGPFLGSYFYFEFGIHTTLWVLAALFFLSFMLILTLPRTAFQKIAELRFKDELKATFRYIKRKERIKQLMKIYILLSFAMGIAINLDIFIVTERLGLGERYYQLFSGVAGVGVIAGGVLFILFKQYLSNTKVLTALISVLAVTLFFEGYSTNFAFTLVLQFIDNALLGILSGYIAALMLKETRQEYLGKVNGLSSTIMYLGITLGTLFSGFAMKTVSLVFAYGVGSAALIVLVVMLSMKKKQVL
- a CDS encoding MerR family transcriptional regulator, translated to MSFKLSVGQVSKLYDISIDTLRYYDKIGLLQPEKDPQNGYRYYYVRHLDQLEIILNARSLEISIQDIQRAIDQESIEVYIDLMKRQENIISDRISQLQKLEKKLAETKKGIIEASAHHNSHDFSSLPVFNYEYRFYALNFDWLKDKNHSYYVKLFEEETHYYYAYDLSEPSELRVNDQLILIDAIHKKESEIDSWIKKHQLEAEKITITGMFVKTHFYGNIPDLEQYIKKICAYFSLKETSIYIKEEFYLQKKEQDEYFSEIILNVMD